The following are from one region of the Amylibacter sp. IMCC11727 genome:
- a CDS encoding TonB-dependent receptor has product MNSNKFVLAAVAAICAQAAHAQDATEVDPIVVNAGQDRVASDVPQSVTVVNQEKLDEVQAANVGDILDTVPGVSGVGSSSPLGQSFNIRGVGAGLDAAESSIHTLVDGEEVYFESYRQGSIFLEPELLKRVEVLRGPGSSTLYGSGALGGVILFETKDATDFLKDGDTFSVRQKLTFETNEDKFQSTTILAFAPDNKFDALLAFSYSDVGISEDGDGNELIRTNADMYNFLGKVNYSEGANTFSFSYQHLYSDGKNQDFNQIDGCCQSPFFSWGFGNIVNESQVAKLEYNFAPEDSRFWDLTASLSYTNSSRDVQQGTDPANQVFASLLGERSYELWKAKVENTADLSTDSVEHYLTFGVAASYRDRTSLPLSLSHAEAITKTFEIYALSELTFNDRLTVNTGLRIDRQTIDPKDSVAGNPANISETAIEPQVSAIYKLNDNWNVFGSIARVNRLPTDDEIFDNFRGAGFNLDLQSEKGMNYEIGVSYSGQGVFSSDDELDFKATAFYSDIDNKIIRNAATAQFQNIDFAKIKGLEIEGRYASGRFSASAGITLIDGEGPGGAKLDTIANNSLKLGLGYQFTPDLKMGINSVFAADRTQARGAFSGYNVHNIYATYRPSQGVLEGVEVRFGIDNVFDKTYQPATYLSTAAKGRNVKLSLAKTF; this is encoded by the coding sequence ATGAACTCCAACAAATTCGTGTTGGCTGCAGTTGCTGCGATTTGCGCACAAGCGGCCCATGCACAAGACGCCACCGAAGTGGACCCAATTGTTGTTAATGCTGGTCAAGATCGCGTGGCATCAGATGTGCCGCAATCTGTTACGGTTGTGAACCAAGAAAAGCTCGACGAAGTGCAAGCGGCCAATGTGGGTGATATCCTTGATACGGTGCCTGGGGTTTCGGGCGTTGGGTCCAGCAGCCCGCTTGGGCAATCTTTTAACATTCGCGGTGTGGGTGCGGGCTTGGATGCGGCTGAAAGCTCGATCCACACCCTTGTGGATGGTGAGGAGGTGTATTTCGAAAGCTATCGCCAAGGGTCGATCTTTCTGGAACCTGAATTGTTGAAACGGGTTGAGGTTCTGCGGGGGCCTGGCAGTTCTACGTTGTATGGGTCTGGTGCTTTGGGCGGTGTGATCCTGTTCGAAACCAAAGACGCGACGGATTTCTTGAAAGACGGGGACACGTTTTCTGTTCGCCAAAAGCTGACCTTTGAAACGAATGAAGACAAGTTTCAGAGCACGACAATTCTGGCCTTTGCCCCTGACAATAAATTTGATGCCTTGCTGGCGTTTTCCTATTCCGATGTGGGAATCAGCGAAGATGGTGATGGGAATGAGTTGATCCGCACCAACGCCGATATGTACAACTTTTTAGGGAAGGTGAACTATTCTGAGGGCGCGAATACGTTCAGTTTTTCTTATCAGCATTTGTATTCTGACGGCAAAAATCAGGACTTCAACCAGATTGATGGCTGCTGCCAATCCCCGTTCTTTAGCTGGGGTTTTGGGAATATCGTCAATGAATCCCAAGTGGCCAAACTGGAGTATAACTTTGCCCCTGAAGACAGCCGTTTTTGGGATTTGACCGCTTCACTGTCTTACACCAATTCGAGCCGTGACGTGCAGCAAGGGACCGATCCAGCCAATCAAGTTTTTGCATCGTTGCTGGGTGAGCGCTCTTACGAGCTGTGGAAAGCAAAAGTGGAAAACACCGCTGACTTATCCACGGATTCTGTTGAGCATTATCTAACATTTGGTGTGGCGGCGTCTTATCGGGATCGCACATCTTTGCCTTTGTCGTTGTCACATGCAGAGGCCATCACAAAAACATTTGAGATTTACGCCCTGAGCGAGCTGACGTTTAATGATCGCCTGACCGTCAACACGGGTCTGCGCATTGATCGTCAGACCATTGATCCCAAAGACAGTGTTGCGGGCAATCCTGCCAATATTTCAGAGACGGCCATCGAGCCGCAAGTTTCTGCGATCTATAAGCTGAACGATAATTGGAACGTGTTTGGGTCCATTGCGCGGGTCAATCGTTTGCCCACAGATGACGAGATTTTCGATAACTTTCGGGGCGCGGGATTCAATTTAGACCTGCAATCAGAAAAAGGCATGAACTATGAAATTGGCGTGTCGTATTCGGGCCAAGGTGTGTTTTCGTCGGACGATGAATTGGATTTCAAGGCCACCGCTTTTTACAGTGATATCGACAATAAAATCATCCGCAATGCGGCCACGGCACAGTTCCAGAACATCGACTTTGCCAAGATTAAGGGTCTGGAAATTGAAGGGCGCTACGCATCAGGACGCTTTAGCGCTTCTGCTGGTATCACACTGATTGACGGCGAAGGTCCGGGCGGTGCAAAGCTCGATACCATTGCGAACAACTCGTTAAAGTTGGGGCTTGGCTATCAATTCACGCCTGATCTGAAAATGGGCATCAACAGTGTGTTTGCTGCGGACCGAACCCAAGCTCGGGGCGCGTTCAGCGGATACAACGTCCACAATATTTACGCCACCTATCGGCCAAGTCAGGGCGTATTGGAAGGGGTCGAGGTTCGTTTCGGAATCGATAACGTCTTCGACAAAACCTACCAACCAGCCACTTATCTTTCCACTGCTGCCAAGGGACGAAACGTAAAACTCTCCCTCGCAAAAACATTCTAA
- a CDS encoding biopolymer transporter ExbD has product MQFAAAPHKRRKPSLTPMIDVVFLLLVFFMLASQFGLDQVIRLPLAGSSTAREYTGPPRLVTVTENGLSLNGVALELGALSTEIGVLTESPKDTIILRGQGAASTQNIIDVLAHLQAAGFETVVLVD; this is encoded by the coding sequence ATGCAATTTGCCGCAGCACCACACAAACGGCGCAAGCCAAGCCTAACGCCCATGATTGATGTGGTGTTTCTTTTATTGGTTTTCTTTATGTTGGCGTCGCAGTTTGGTTTGGACCAAGTAATCCGCTTACCGCTGGCTGGGTCCAGCACGGCACGAGAATACACAGGTCCGCCCCGCCTTGTGACGGTCACGGAAAATGGGCTGTCGTTGAATGGGGTCGCACTGGAACTGGGCGCGTTGAGCACAGAGATTGGGGTGCTGACCGAAAGTCCCAAAGACACCATAATTTTGCGGGGCCAAGGGGCGGCAAGTACACAAAATATTATCGATGTGCTGGCGCATCTTCAGGCGGCTGGTTTTGAAACCGTTGTGCTGGTGGATTGA
- a CDS encoding sulfotransferase family protein, translating into MHKIIALWAIPRSTSTAFEWMMRQRGDLDCLHEPFGEAWYQGEDPLWPRFKEGEETTSGLTIESVWDDIQARAEKGPVFLKDFPHYINHMWTPEFLGHFTHAFLIRDPAKTISSMYNKWPDFDELEVGFPEQRALFDLLTALNGTPPPVIDSDDLLEDPDSMVAAFCNAVGIPFLPEAMSWEPGGDPSAHSWWDGGSFHANLAQSTGLTPQVRRYIEVADAPERVRRVHRRMKPHFDHLYQHRITPK; encoded by the coding sequence ATGCATAAGATCATCGCACTCTGGGCAATTCCGCGTTCCACCTCCACAGCTTTTGAATGGATGATGCGCCAGCGGGGCGATCTCGATTGCCTGCACGAACCCTTTGGCGAAGCGTGGTATCAAGGCGAAGATCCGCTTTGGCCCCGTTTCAAAGAGGGAGAGGAGACGACCTCTGGCCTAACTATCGAAAGCGTTTGGGACGATATTCAGGCACGGGCTGAAAAAGGGCCAGTCTTCCTCAAGGATTTCCCTCACTATATCAATCACATGTGGACTCCAGAGTTTCTGGGTCATTTCACACATGCGTTCCTAATCCGCGATCCCGCCAAGACCATTTCCAGCATGTACAATAAATGGCCCGATTTCGATGAACTTGAAGTTGGCTTTCCCGAACAACGCGCCCTGTTCGACCTGCTCACTGCGCTAAACGGCACACCGCCGCCCGTGATCGACAGCGACGATCTTCTCGAAGACCCTGACAGCATGGTCGCTGCCTTTTGCAACGCCGTTGGCATCCCTTTCCTGCCAGAAGCCATGTCATGGGAGCCAGGCGGAGACCCATCTGCTCACAGCTGGTGGGATGGCGGATCGTTTCACGCCAATCTTGCGCAATCCACCGGCCTTACGCCACAAGTGCGCCGCTATATCGAGGTCGCAGATGCGCCTGAGCGGGTCCGTCGCGTTCACCGCCGCATGAAGCCCCATTTTGACCACCTGTATCAGCATCGGATCACACCAAAATAG
- a CDS encoding biopolymer transporter ExbD: MDFSHPVKRKAEESIVPMINVVFLLLIFFLMTSQITPPEPFDVSVPDAETVSEPAAELLVYVSKDGAVQFEDFANETAWQRLAGRVEGKVPVKLRVDADLPARDLSKVLSRVARTGAVSVEIVAAQK, translated from the coding sequence ATGGATTTCTCTCACCCTGTGAAACGCAAAGCAGAAGAGTCCATCGTGCCGATGATCAATGTGGTGTTCTTGCTGTTGATCTTTTTTCTGATGACCTCGCAGATTACACCGCCTGAACCTTTTGACGTGTCGGTTCCAGATGCAGAGACCGTGTCAGAGCCTGCGGCCGAACTGTTGGTTTACGTGTCAAAAGATGGCGCGGTTCAGTTTGAAGACTTTGCTAATGAAACGGCATGGCAACGTTTGGCGGGCCGCGTTGAAGGGAAAGTCCCTGTTAAGCTGCGCGTGGATGCGGATTTGCCAGCGCGCGATTTGTCCAAAGTGTTAAGCCGCGTTGCGCGCACGGGTGCCGTTTCGGTCGAAATCGTTGCGGCGCAGAAATGA
- a CDS encoding ChuX/HutX family heme-like substrate-binding protein, which produces MLDHAVTDTFERYQALTKEKGSLRAVEAARELGVSEAELVEAKQLSGVAKRLRRDETRGFAELLEGLVGLGEVMCLTRNEHAVHERYGEFDNVKIGRIMGLVLNRTIDLRIFMQRWVTGFVIEEEVASGLRVSLQFFDKFGVAVHKIYPTEQTDRAGFDTLVADWIDLDPAKVDPKSPPTPELDRPDSEIDVVQMRADWEQMTDVHQFIGLLNTHKVGRMQAFRLIGEDMCYEVPTEGITWALEKAAETQVPIMVFIGNKGCIQIHTGEVKNIKAMGPWINVLDEKFHMHLRQDKVAHAWVVRKPSKDGIVTSLEAFDAEANNFCMMFGERGEGNAELDPWREILNGLGTLS; this is translated from the coding sequence ATGCTGGATCATGCAGTCACAGACACCTTCGAGCGCTATCAGGCCCTTACCAAAGAAAAAGGCTCTTTGCGCGCGGTTGAAGCGGCCAGAGAACTGGGCGTTTCAGAAGCCGAGCTGGTTGAAGCGAAACAACTATCGGGCGTAGCGAAGCGGTTGCGTCGAGATGAGACGCGCGGCTTTGCTGAATTGCTCGAAGGGTTGGTGGGCTTGGGCGAGGTCATGTGCCTGACCCGAAATGAACACGCCGTGCATGAACGGTATGGCGAATTTGATAATGTGAAAATTGGCAGAATCATGGGGTTGGTGTTGAACCGCACGATTGATTTGCGAATTTTCATGCAGCGTTGGGTGACAGGGTTTGTGATCGAAGAAGAGGTTGCTTCTGGGCTGCGCGTGTCTTTGCAGTTCTTTGATAAATTTGGTGTGGCGGTTCATAAAATTTATCCCACAGAGCAGACCGACCGTGCGGGATTTGACACGTTGGTGGCGGATTGGATTGATCTGGACCCAGCCAAAGTAGATCCCAAATCACCCCCAACACCCGAGCTTGATCGCCCTGACAGCGAAATTGACGTGGTGCAAATGCGGGCTGATTGGGAGCAGATGACAGATGTGCATCAGTTTATTGGATTGCTGAACACCCACAAGGTAGGGCGTATGCAGGCGTTTCGCCTGATTGGTGAGGACATGTGCTATGAGGTGCCGACAGAGGGCATCACATGGGCGCTGGAAAAAGCAGCGGAAACGCAGGTGCCGATCATGGTCTTTATCGGCAACAAGGGCTGCATTCAGATTCACACGGGCGAAGTCAAAAACATCAAAGCGATGGGGCCTTGGATCAACGTTTTGGATGAAAAATTCCACATGCACTTGCGTCAAGATAAGGTCGCCCATGCGTGGGTTGTGCGCAAACCGTCAAAGGACGGGATTGTTACATCACTGGAAGCATTCGACGCAGAGGCCAATAATTTTTGCATGATGTTTGGCGAACGTGGTGAAGGGAACGCTGAATTGGACCCGTGGCGAGAAATCCTGAACGGATTGGGTACTCTGTCATGA
- a CDS encoding TonB family protein encodes MRVYAEITVFALIALGVHAAGFAVSPDKGAQSAGDEGAFLMFLQASTAQMEQLVEDWTTEPDVSQDTTVLSEVAPSVEEPTLFEPAQMILPEPTRVPSVQPTELTTPSLMSEIAVPQAATEPAQKRQVDREPATILKIKPKSRPKTIERVQKTKDASKPKKVEKPKPKAPKKQTVSKPKKAKPARAAQRKQKAAGQGGQTSAGSVGKAKVKSGSAKSAAKAMDVWGAQIRRNIERRKKSVRGLKRRARVTVAVTVAANGQVLSYRLSKSSGNKKADTAALRAVNAAGRMPKAVKGVAVRKHTFRIPMIFNP; translated from the coding sequence ATGAGGGTCTATGCCGAAATAACGGTGTTTGCGCTGATCGCGCTTGGTGTGCATGCGGCTGGTTTTGCTGTGAGCCCAGACAAAGGTGCGCAATCTGCGGGGGATGAGGGTGCGTTTTTGATGTTTTTGCAGGCGTCAACAGCGCAGATGGAACAATTGGTCGAGGATTGGACGACAGAGCCTGATGTTTCACAGGACACGACCGTTTTGTCCGAAGTTGCGCCCAGCGTTGAAGAGCCCACGTTATTCGAGCCGGCGCAGATGATTTTGCCAGAACCAACCCGTGTGCCATCGGTTCAGCCAACGGAATTAACAACGCCTTCGCTGATGTCAGAGATCGCGGTGCCACAGGCGGCAACAGAGCCAGCACAAAAGCGGCAGGTGGATCGCGAACCTGCGACCATTCTAAAGATTAAGCCAAAGTCGCGCCCTAAAACGATTGAACGGGTTCAAAAAACGAAAGACGCAAGCAAGCCCAAGAAGGTTGAAAAACCGAAGCCCAAAGCCCCGAAAAAACAGACCGTATCGAAACCCAAAAAAGCGAAACCTGCGCGGGCAGCGCAGCGCAAACAAAAAGCCGCAGGGCAGGGTGGGCAGACCAGTGCGGGGTCTGTTGGTAAGGCCAAAGTCAAATCGGGCAGTGCGAAATCAGCCGCCAAGGCGATGGATGTTTGGGGGGCGCAAATTCGGCGCAACATTGAACGGCGCAAGAAATCTGTGCGGGGCCTAAAACGGCGTGCGCGTGTCACAGTTGCAGTGACAGTGGCAGCCAATGGCCAAGTTCTGAGCTATCGATTGTCCAAATCATCGGGCAATAAAAAGGCGGATACGGCCGCGCTGCGCGCCGTGAATGCGGCAGGACGTATGCCCAAAGCTGTCAAGGGTGTGGCTGTTCGAAAACACACGTTTCGCATTCCAATGATCTTTAATCCGTAA
- the gcvT gene encoding glycine cleavage system aminomethyltransferase GcvT — MNRTPLYQTHVDAGAKMGVYAGFEMPLFYSLGVKQEHLHTRENAGLFDISHMQHIEISGPEAATFISKLCPYDAASQSVGDGKYTFFLNETAGIIDDLIVTRLADDRYLIVANAGCADKDLAHVQSHAAGFDVTVSPIERGFLALQGPKAEAVLTDLGFEVADMAFMTGKEPQEHWFVSRSGYTGEDGFEIGMPVDELAAISAKLVDHADVEWIGLAARDSLRLEAGLSLYGQDLSEDITPHEAGLIWAIAKDHRSGGEFIGADALATKIAEGRKRMRVGLLADGRPVRGDTELVNENGDVIGVVTSGGFGPTIDGPMALGLVNVADADAPIFANMRGKHVPMTRAKPPFAPHNYKR; from the coding sequence ATGAACCGAACGCCCCTTTATCAAACCCACGTCGATGCTGGTGCCAAAATGGGCGTTTATGCCGGTTTTGAAATGCCGCTGTTTTATTCGCTTGGCGTAAAACAAGAACACCTGCACACGCGCGAAAACGCGGGCCTCTTTGATATTTCGCACATGCAGCACATTGAAATTTCTGGCCCAGAAGCCGCCACGTTCATTTCAAAACTCTGCCCATATGACGCCGCATCCCAATCCGTGGGTGACGGCAAATACACCTTCTTTCTGAACGAAACCGCTGGCATCATTGACGACTTGATCGTCACACGTTTGGCCGATGACCGCTATCTGATCGTCGCCAATGCAGGCTGCGCGGACAAAGACCTTGCACATGTTCAATCCCACGCCGCTGGATTTGACGTCACGGTATCTCCAATCGAACGCGGCTTCCTCGCACTCCAAGGCCCTAAGGCCGAAGCGGTTTTAACCGACCTTGGTTTCGAAGTGGCGGACATGGCCTTTATGACAGGAAAGGAACCACAGGAACACTGGTTCGTATCCCGCTCTGGCTATACAGGGGAAGACGGATTTGAAATCGGGATGCCTGTTGATGAACTGGCCGCCATTTCTGCCAAGCTGGTCGACCACGCCGATGTCGAATGGATCGGCCTCGCCGCGCGGGATTCTCTGCGGCTCGAAGCGGGCCTCTCGCTTTACGGCCAAGACCTGTCCGAAGACATCACCCCCCACGAGGCTGGCCTGATTTGGGCCATTGCCAAAGACCACCGTTCAGGCGGCGAATTTATCGGCGCAGATGCGCTTGCTACGAAAATCGCAGAAGGCCGCAAACGCATGCGCGTGGGCCTGCTGGCCGATGGACGCCCTGTGCGCGGCGACACGGAATTAGTGAACGAAAACGGCGATGTCATTGGCGTTGTCACCTCTGGCGGGTTTGGCCCAACAATTGATGGCCCCATGGCGCTCGGCCTTGTGAATGTGGCTGACGCCGACGCCCCAATTTTCGCGAACATGCGGGGTAAACATGTTCCGATGACCCGCGCCAAACCCCCTTTTGCCCCCCATAATTACAAACGTTAA
- a CDS encoding iron ABC transporter permease, with protein MVEPAVAHRGAISGVHLKFAVLLALLVSVALAEIAFGPVRLTLGDIARAMTGNADPMPTAIITQIRTPRMVLGLGIGLSLAMCGAVLQGLLRNPLADPGLIGISGGASAAVVVVIVLGDLFIGDIPPPVRPYVLPIAAFLGALLVTGLILGLSQKNGEMSVGRLILVGVAINSIAGAGIGFLTYISDDTQLRDLTFWSMGSLAKSGWLAVLISVAAMLAATLYLYKFTRALDLFQLGERAAFHSGLDVMKIKFTVCTICAVAVGAGVSIAGPIGFIGLVAPHIARMLVGASHRVLLPASALVGGALLLGADLIVRTVAPPQELPIGLATSLIGGPFFLFLLLRERKI; from the coding sequence GTGGTCGAACCCGCCGTGGCGCATCGTGGTGCAATTTCTGGCGTACATTTGAAATTCGCCGTATTGCTGGCTCTCCTTGTCAGTGTCGCATTGGCCGAGATTGCTTTTGGCCCTGTTCGGTTGACTTTGGGTGATATCGCCCGAGCGATGACAGGAAATGCGGACCCGATGCCGACGGCTATCATCACGCAAATCCGCACGCCTCGGATGGTTTTGGGGCTTGGTATCGGGCTGTCCTTGGCGATGTGCGGCGCAGTTTTGCAAGGTCTCTTGCGCAACCCTTTGGCGGACCCAGGTTTGATCGGCATTTCAGGCGGAGCATCGGCTGCGGTGGTTGTGGTCATTGTGTTGGGCGATCTGTTTATCGGCGACATCCCCCCACCTGTGCGTCCTTATGTTTTGCCCATTGCCGCCTTTCTGGGTGCTTTATTGGTGACAGGGCTGATCCTTGGGCTCAGTCAAAAGAATGGCGAGATGTCCGTGGGGCGGTTGATTCTGGTGGGCGTCGCCATCAATTCGATTGCAGGGGCTGGGATTGGGTTTCTGACCTATATTTCGGATGACACGCAACTGCGTGATCTGACGTTTTGGTCCATGGGGAGCCTTGCGAAATCTGGCTGGCTGGCGGTGTTGATCAGCGTTGCAGCCATGTTGGCGGCCACATTGTACCTGTACAAGTTCACCCGTGCGCTTGATCTGTTTCAACTGGGGGAACGGGCCGCGTTTCATTCGGGTTTGGATGTGATGAAGATAAAGTTTACCGTGTGTACAATCTGCGCTGTCGCCGTTGGCGCAGGGGTGTCCATTGCGGGCCCCATTGGGTTCATCGGATTGGTCGCCCCGCACATTGCACGCATGTTGGTTGGCGCATCTCATCGGGTGTTGTTGCCCGCCTCTGCTCTTGTGGGTGGGGCACTGTTGCTCGGTGCGGATTTGATCGTGCGCACCGTGGCACCGCCCCAAGAATTGCCCATCGGCCTGGCCACGTCTTTGATCGGAGGACCGTTCTTTTTGTTCCTTTTGCTGCGCGAGCGAAAGATATGA
- a CDS encoding IS3 family transposase (programmed frameshift), whose translation MNKKSGSSKASADKLVKNIRRKTRQTYSAEEKIRIVLAGMRGEESISALCRREGIAESLYYSWSKEFLEAGKRRLSGDTARQATSPEVKELRSEAMALKECVADLTLENRLLKKKHDRGWGVRGMRYPASEKLEVIRTVEGSHLPTKQTLDMLGIPRTTFYRWYDLYLEGGFDRLADKSPCPKSVWNRIPDDRRDDLIAFALEHEALSTRELAVKYTDEKRYFVSESSAYRILKEADLITAPDYVVIKAANEFTDKTTAINQMWQTDFTYFKIIGWGWYYLSTILDDYSRYIISWKLCTTMRASDVTETIERALTASGCDQAVVRHKPRLLSDNGSCYISGDLAEWLEGQNMDHVRGAPFHPQTQGKIERWHQTMKNRVLLENYYLPGDLERQIEAFVDYYNNRRYHESLNNVTPADVYFGRDKAILRERKRIKKQTIKQRRLQHQKQAA comes from the exons ATGAACAAGAAATCCGGAAGCAGCAAAGCGTCTGCAGATAAATTGGTAAAGAACATCCGCCGCAAGACACGTCAAACCTATTCGGCGGAGGAGAAGATCCGCATTGTGCTGGCAGGGATGCGTGGAGAAGAAAGCATCTCAGCGTTGTGCCGTCGGGAGGGCATCGCGGAGAGCCTGTATTACAGCTGGTCGAAAGAATTCCTTGAAGCAGGCAAACGCCGTCTATCTGGCGATACGGCGCGTCAGGCCACATCCCCTGAAGTGAAAGAACTACGCTCAGAAGCTATGGCCTTGAAGGAATGCGTGGCCGATCTGACGCTTGAGAACCGGCTTCTCA AAAAAAAGCATGACAGGGGCTGGGGAGTTCGAGGAATGAGATACCCTGCGTCTGAGAAGCTGGAGGTCATCCGCACCGTCGAGGGATCACATCTGCCAACCAAGCAGACCCTCGACATGCTGGGCATTCCACGCACCACATTCTATCGCTGGTATGATTTATATCTCGAAGGCGGGTTTGACCGGCTGGCTGACAAATCGCCATGCCCTAAATCCGTTTGGAACCGCATCCCCGATGATCGTCGTGACGACCTGATCGCGTTTGCGCTGGAACACGAGGCGCTGAGCACGCGCGAGCTGGCAGTCAAATACACCGATGAAAAGCGGTATTTTGTCTCAGAATCATCAGCTTATCGCATTCTCAAGGAAGCCGACCTGATCACAGCACCAGACTACGTGGTGATCAAAGCAGCCAACGAGTTCACGGATAAAACCACCGCCATCAATCAGATGTGGCAGACAGACTTCACCTACTTCAAAATCATTGGTTGGGGGTGGTATTATCTGTCTACGATCTTGGATGATTACAGCCGCTACATCATCTCATGGAAACTGTGTACAACCATGCGGGCCAGTGATGTGACCGAGACGATTGAGCGCGCTCTGACAGCATCAGGCTGTGACCAAGCGGTTGTTCGGCACAAACCACGCCTGCTCAGCGATAACGGATCGTGTTACATATCTGGCGACCTGGCCGAATGGCTGGAAGGGCAAAATATGGATCATGTCCGTGGTGCTCCGTTCCATCCACAGACCCAAGGCAAAATCGAACGATGGCATCAAACGATGAAGAACCGAGTGCTGTTAGAAAACTACTATCTGCCCGGCGATCTCGAGCGCCAGATCGAGGCCTTCGTCGACTATTACAATAACCGACGATACCACGAGAGCCTGAACAACGTCACACCCGCCGATGTCTACTTCGGCCGCGACAAAGCCATTCTGAGAGAAAGGAAGAGGATCAAGAAACAGACAATCAAACAACGTCGCTTGCAACATCAGAAACAAGCAGCATAA
- a CDS encoding ATP-binding cassette domain-containing protein, whose protein sequence is MIQGRDISRTYGRKTILHNVDAEVRFGTVVALCGPNGAGKSTLLSALAGDAKLAGGRVTYGAAFSDDLTAKELAKKRAVLEQTPSLSARFSVDELVRLSVPLDLSPAETDGLVSAVLAQLGLGAFAHRMVETLSGGQRHRAHLARVLAQLRANRDLFGPNHLFLDEPTASLDILHQIEVMKAARAEARQGSGVLVVLHDLNLAAAFADQVVLMKEGRVVQSGTIGAVLQSKTLSEVYGTAIIVEKQGAAPLTIRPCFEGARL, encoded by the coding sequence ATGATCCAAGGCCGCGATATCAGCCGGACCTATGGGCGCAAAACGATCCTGCACAATGTTGATGCGGAGGTGCGCTTTGGCACGGTTGTGGCGCTGTGTGGGCCGAATGGTGCAGGGAAATCAACCTTGCTGTCTGCTTTGGCAGGTGACGCCAAATTGGCAGGAGGGCGTGTTACATATGGGGCGGCGTTCAGCGATGATCTGACGGCCAAAGAGCTGGCAAAGAAGCGGGCGGTTTTGGAGCAAACCCCAAGCCTAAGCGCAAGGTTTTCCGTGGATGAATTGGTGCGTTTGTCTGTGCCGTTGGACCTATCGCCAGCGGAAACAGACGGGTTGGTCAGCGCGGTTTTGGCTCAGTTGGGGTTAGGAGCCTTCGCCCATCGCATGGTGGAAACCCTGTCAGGAGGGCAACGTCATCGTGCGCATTTGGCACGGGTTTTGGCCCAGCTTCGCGCCAACCGTGATCTGTTTGGTCCCAACCATCTGTTTCTGGACGAACCCACCGCCAGTCTTGATATTTTGCACCAGATCGAAGTGATGAAAGCTGCAAGAGCCGAGGCGCGGCAAGGGTCTGGCGTATTGGTGGTTTTGCATGATCTGAACCTTGCCGCGGCTTTTGCGGATCAGGTTGTCCTTATGAAGGAAGGGCGCGTTGTCCAATCAGGGACAATTGGCGCGGTGCTGCAAAGCAAAACACTGTCAGAGGTGTATGGCACGGCGATAATTGTGGAAAAACAGGGCGCGGCACCTTTGACTATCCGACCCTGTTTTGAAGGCGCGCGACTGTGA
- a CDS encoding MotA/TolQ/ExbB proton channel family protein, translated as MFETFPQQINSLLNASGVFLKDGGPSIWAIAALSVLGLTVVLWKLWRLVVIGAWGGRRVAQALPVLEAGNTQQAQRMIRQKRGVRSRFLNAALTARETLPLHDAREETTRIAKTHLNAASAGLRILELISTIAPLLGLLGTVLGMIAAFQALQDSGSRADPAILAGGIWEALLTTAAGMAVAIPASFALTWFESVVDRIRQDFEDIAARVFVAESKSTAAAMPLAAE; from the coding sequence ATGTTTGAAACTTTTCCCCAGCAGATCAATTCGCTTTTGAACGCCAGTGGCGTGTTCTTAAAAGACGGTGGTCCGTCGATATGGGCAATCGCGGCATTGTCCGTTTTGGGCCTGACTGTGGTGCTGTGGAAGCTGTGGCGGTTGGTTGTAATTGGGGCGTGGGGCGGGCGGCGCGTGGCCCAGGCTTTGCCCGTTTTGGAAGCGGGAAACACGCAACAGGCGCAAAGGATGATCCGTCAAAAGCGGGGTGTGCGCAGTCGATTTCTAAACGCCGCGCTGACCGCCCGTGAAACCCTTCCGCTGCATGACGCCCGCGAAGAGACAACACGCATTGCAAAGACTCATTTGAATGCGGCCTCGGCTGGTCTGCGCATTCTGGAATTGATCTCTACCATCGCGCCGTTGTTGGGGTTGCTCGGCACTGTGCTGGGGATGATCGCGGCCTTTCAAGCTTTGCAAGACAGCGGCAGCCGCGCCGATCCTGCAATCCTTGCAGGCGGAATTTGGGAGGCTTTGTTAACGACGGCGGCGGGCATGGCCGTGGCGATCCCTGCTTCCTTTGCGTTGACGTGGTTTGAAAGTGTCGTGGATCGCATTCGCCAAGATTTTGAAGACATTGCAGCGCGCGTGTTCGTGGCCGAGTCCAAGTCCACCGCGGCCGCAATGCCACTGGCGGCAGAGTAA